A region of the Arenibacter antarcticus genome:
TATGAAGTACTGAATATTGAGTCACTAGATCCGGGCCCTGAAAGCGAGCTTTAACTAACATTTATTCCAGAATCGGAAATTGCGCCTAACTGCCTGCAGGTAAGCGTAACTGAAAACTCGATTAACGACAGCAGACCTAAAGCACGTATTACCAAATAATTAAAAAGAAGACTTTTAGATATTGATTTAGCGAAGTTGACTTCGCTAAATCAATTTTAACAACAAACTATACATCACGCGTCTTTGGTATTTGATATCGGACGGTATAGTATTTTTATTAGTATCCTTTTACTTTTTAACCTTTCTAATTTAGATCTTAATAAAGCATAACCATATTATATCAGCTTTCTAGACAATAAACACCAATTATTTCCCAAAGTAATATCACCCTAAAAAAATGGTAGGTTTATCAATATTAATAAAAATACTATTCCAAGAGAGGTCCCTATTACTTCTAATAGCAATAAATATGATATTGAATAGCTGCGACCAAAAACAGTATAAAGAGGAGCATCAACTTACGAACGATCTATCCTATAATCACGATTTAGACAATAACGATAATTTCTCGCCAGACGACCAATGGTTGGTGTACGATACCAGAACAGTCGAAGGCGGAATTGGGACCAATGGTAAGATTGAAAAAGTAAAGGTAGAGACTGGGGAAAAAAAAGTCCTTTACCAATTAAATCAAAATACAGTCTATGGTCCTGGGGTAGGTGCTGTCAGCTATAGTCATACCGATAACGAAGTCGTGTTTATCCACGGCCTTAAAAACTGTAGTCCAAATCAACCTTATGAGCAATGGCGAAGGACCGGGGTAATCGTCAATGACAACACCCCAAACCTACCCATTTTTATGGATGCTAGGGATACTTCTATCCCTTTTACACCTGGGGCACTACGTGGAGGAACACACCGACATGAATTTAGCGGTGACGGGCAATGGATTGGCTATACCTATAATGATGCCCTAATGAAAAAAATGGAAGACAAAACGGGACTTCCTTATAACCTAAGAACTATAGGCGTATCCAAAAAAAATATAACTGTAGCCGTTTCCCAAACCAATACGGGAGAAGATTTTTCTGGGGAGTGGTTTAGCGCCCTCGTTGTAACCGTAGTTCCCGATCCCTTACCGGGTAGCGACCAGATCAATAAGGCCACCGGTGACAGTTGGGTTGGACATTCCGGATATCAAAAAATAAATGGCGATCTTCAACGGGCCCGAGCCTTTATAGGTACGGTGAAAAACACCAAAGGAGTAGCCGTTGATGAAGTATTTATAGTGGATATCCCTGCCGACATCAGCATTGCAGGAATTGGTCCCTTGGAAGGCACGGCCACCACCATGCCCTCTCCTCCAAAAGGTGCCCAACAACGAAGGCTGACCTTCACTGCCAAAAGAGATTTTCCCGGTTGTGAGGGAATTGTACGATCATCTTTTGATGGTAGTTTATTGGGTTTTGTCGCCAAGGACAATCAAAATATTAAACAGGTATTTACCCTATCACCAATTGGAGGCACGCCCCTTCAACAAACCTTTCATGCTACCAATGTGATGGGTGGAATTCGATGGCATCCAAAAAAAAATAGCTTGATATACATTTGGGACAATGCTTTAGTCCTACTAAAAATAGGGGATAAAAAGGGAGAAATAATAACGAAACCATCCACCAATCCGCCTACAAATCCGGTTTGGTCCCACAATGGTGAAAAAATTGCTTTTAACCGAAGTATTTCCAATAAATCGGGGCACCCAATGAAGCAAATATTTACTGTCAATTTCTGAAATTCGACAGCCAACAATCGAGTCAGGTAAAAATTGAATATTTTATATGGGCGTTTCTCCTTACGCCTAGTGCCAGTGATTTAGATAATTTTCCATGACCCTTGGGTATTAATCACATTTGGATAAATTTATGGATCCTCTATCAAAAATAAGTTAAAAACAAAGGCCTTATCCACAAAGTCCTATGAATACCATCAATTTTTACAACAAATCTCCTTACTTTTATCGATCTAAAAAAAATTACATGTCTGTCGCCAAAAAAGAATACAAAAGAGTTACTGTAAAATCGCTTGTTGATATGAAGCAAAACGGCGAGAAAATATCCATGCTGACCGCTTATGATTATTCTATGGCGAAAATTGTGGACGCTGCCAATGTAGATGTAATATTGGTTGGCGATTCTGCCAGTAATGTAATGGCCGGTCATGAGACTACCCTACCCATCACCTTGGATCAAATGATCTATCATGCTTCTTCCGTAATTCGGGCAGTGCACAGGGCACTTGTTGTTGTAGATATTCCTTTTGGCAGTTATCAAAGTGACCCTAAGGAGGCTTTGCGATCTGCTATTCGCATCATGAAAGAAAGTGGAGCCCATGCCGTAAAAGTTGAGGGCGGACAAGAAATTAAGGAGTCTGTTAAGCGAATTTTAAACGCAGGTATTCCCGTAATGGGGCATTTAGGCCTTACTCCACAGTCTATTTACAAATTTGGCACCTACACCGTTAGGGCAAAAGAAAAGGACGAGGCACAAAAATTAAAGGATGATGCCAAAATGCTGGAAAAAGCAGGTTGTTTTGCCATTGTCCTCGAAAAAATCCCCGCTACACTGGCCAAAGAGGTAGCAGAAAGTGTTTCTATCCCCATAATAGGCATAGGTGCGGGTAATGGAGTAGATGGACAAGTATTGGTGGTGCATGATTTATTGGGAATTACACAAGAATTTAATCCTAGATTTTTACGTAGATACCTAAATCTTTACGAAGAAATGAGCAATGCCATTTCTCAATATGTAGAAGACGTAAAAACTAAGGACTTCCCTAACGATGAAGAACAGTACTAGTCGCTACAAATAGTCGGCAAGAAATCTATTTAAACCCTTTATCCAGATCCGCAGTGTCAGTAGACGTACAGAAAGAACATTCCAACCCCTCCAATTTACAGGTAATCTTTGAGGACAATCACCTAATTGCCATAAATAAAAGGGCGGGCGATATTGTACAGGGAGATAAGACCGGAGATACTCCCTTAAGTGAAGTGGTTAAAGAATACTTGAAAATTAAACACAATAAGCCTGGTAACGTTTACCTTGGTGTGGCCCATAGACTGGACAGGCCCACCACTGGTATAGTCGTATTTGCAAAAACCTCAAAGGCATTGCCCAGGTTAAATAAGTTATTTGCGGAAAAGGACGCTAAAAAAACCTATTGGGCCATTGTTAAAAAATATCCGGAAAAGGAAAATGACACCTTAGTGCATTGGTTAAAGCGCAATCCGAAACAAAATAAATCTTACGCCCATAAAAACGAGGTGCCAGACAGTAAGAAGGCAATTTTAGACTATTTAGTCGTGAAGAAACTGGACCGTTATACTCTTTTAGAAATCGATTTAAAAACAGGGAGGCACCATCAGATCCGATCACAGTTAGCAGCATTGGGATGCCCTATAAAAGGAGATTTAAAATATGGTTCGGACAGGAGTAATAAAGATGGCAGTATACATTTACATGCCAGAAAATTAACCTTTGTTCATCCTGTTAAAAAAGAGCTTTTAGAGTTAGTTGCCCCCTTACCCAAGGAGAGCCTATGGGACGCATGTATGTAATATTTAAGTTTATCTGGTATTGGATGCTGCCTTCTCCCGTATAACTTGTGCAACTGGTTTATTCTGTAAGTGGCTTTCCAACCAAGAAATTATATCCAAGTACAAGAAAGCTCGTTTTTCATATGGATGGTTTTCATATTTTTTTAATTCTATATAAAGCTTTTGGAATTCATTAGGTAATTCATGGGGAAAAATATCTCCCAAACGTCTTAAAAATTTGAGCATTTCCTTCTGTACCGCATGGAGGTCGTTCATTTTCAACAAAAACTTATAAGTGCTCTTTAGTTGAACCTCCAAATGGTAATCCATACCGGCTTCATAGTGCGCTATTAAACTTAAAACCCTAGAAAAACACATGAGATCCTCGCGCATTTTCAGGTTCTTATTGTTAATGATACGTTTTAAATATTGTATACAGGTCTTATTGTCTCCCACTCCAAAATAGAGACAGGCAATTTTGTAATACAGTATCATAATATGGTGTTCGTCTATCCGATCCTTGTGTTTGCCAATCCCATATTCTATAATTTTAACCAGATATAACCCCTTTTCAAAATTCCCTTCCATAAAATGAAGGTTCAACTTGTTGGAATTGATATAGATAAAAGCAAGTGACGCAATATTGTCATTGGCAGGAAAATCTTTACTGACCACAATTTCCTCCAATTGCTCCAATGTCTCTTTAAACTGAGAGCTATACTTAACATAGAATAAGGATTCCAACAAATAATGGTTCCCTTTTAGAAAGAATACTGGGTTAAGATGAATCATCTCCTTGTTCTCGTAAAATAGGTCCACCCATTTACTAGAATACTTATAACAGGACAAAAAATCTTGGGTTAAGAAACTATACCAAAGATGGGCCTTATATAACCATAATTTTTCACGAAAGCCAAGATCTTTCAATTTGA
Encoded here:
- the panB gene encoding 3-methyl-2-oxobutanoate hydroxymethyltransferase — protein: MSVAKKEYKRVTVKSLVDMKQNGEKISMLTAYDYSMAKIVDAANVDVILVGDSASNVMAGHETTLPITLDQMIYHASSVIRAVHRALVVVDIPFGSYQSDPKEALRSAIRIMKESGAHAVKVEGGQEIKESVKRILNAGIPVMGHLGLTPQSIYKFGTYTVRAKEKDEAQKLKDDAKMLEKAGCFAIVLEKIPATLAKEVAESVSIPIIGIGAGNGVDGQVLVVHDLLGITQEFNPRFLRRYLNLYEEMSNAISQYVEDVKTKDFPNDEEQY
- a CDS encoding DUF3748 domain-containing protein, which encodes MILNSCDQKQYKEEHQLTNDLSYNHDLDNNDNFSPDDQWLVYDTRTVEGGIGTNGKIEKVKVETGEKKVLYQLNQNTVYGPGVGAVSYSHTDNEVVFIHGLKNCSPNQPYEQWRRTGVIVNDNTPNLPIFMDARDTSIPFTPGALRGGTHRHEFSGDGQWIGYTYNDALMKKMEDKTGLPYNLRTIGVSKKNITVAVSQTNTGEDFSGEWFSALVVTVVPDPLPGSDQINKATGDSWVGHSGYQKINGDLQRARAFIGTVKNTKGVAVDEVFIVDIPADISIAGIGPLEGTATTMPSPPKGAQQRRLTFTAKRDFPGCEGIVRSSFDGSLLGFVAKDNQNIKQVFTLSPIGGTPLQQTFHATNVMGGIRWHPKKNSLIYIWDNALVLLKIGDKKGEIITKPSTNPPTNPVWSHNGEKIAFNRSISNKSGHPMKQIFTVNF
- a CDS encoding RluA family pseudouridine synthase; its protein translation is MSVDVQKEHSNPSNLQVIFEDNHLIAINKRAGDIVQGDKTGDTPLSEVVKEYLKIKHNKPGNVYLGVAHRLDRPTTGIVVFAKTSKALPRLNKLFAEKDAKKTYWAIVKKYPEKENDTLVHWLKRNPKQNKSYAHKNEVPDSKKAILDYLVVKKLDRYTLLEIDLKTGRHHQIRSQLAALGCPIKGDLKYGSDRSNKDGSIHLHARKLTFVHPVKKELLELVAPLPKESLWDACM